A genomic stretch from Bradyrhizobium quebecense includes:
- a CDS encoding DUF4864 domain-containing protein, with product MRAIALIAAILFAIASPGMADDVGAAQDVIRAQEQAFGRDDAAAAYSYAAPAIRQIFPQADIFMSMVQNQYAPVYRHRSFEFGEARSEGDRIAQRVHIVDANGEAWEALYTLERQADGSLKITGCSLLKAGQAV from the coding sequence ATGCGCGCGATCGCCCTCATTGCCGCCATTTTGTTCGCCATCGCCTCGCCGGGCATGGCCGACGATGTCGGCGCCGCGCAGGACGTGATCCGCGCCCAGGAGCAGGCCTTCGGCCGCGACGACGCCGCGGCGGCCTATTCCTATGCCGCCCCCGCGATCCGCCAGATCTTTCCGCAGGCCGATATCTTCATGTCGATGGTGCAGAACCAATACGCGCCGGTCTATCGCCACAGGAGCTTCGAGTTCGGCGAGGCACGCAGCGAAGGCGACCGGATCGCGCAACGCGTTCACATCGTCGACGCCAATGGCGAGGCGTGGGAGGCGCTCTATACGCTGGAACGGCAGGCCGACGGCAGTTTGAAGATCACCGGCTGCTCTTTGCTGAAGGCCGGCCAAGCAGTATGA
- a CDS encoding dienelactone hydrolase, whose translation MHEHCGARGASSSSVEFDDKGWPAWPDREDLSAEFIKLLAAAQEGGSTVSECWLTLSKINLAAESSWSEEWIKTAELNEARAELSLLNNNLVTARRNWLRATTYFHAAARPPGYANHLLNRAVDGMRRCATSFLKTRVPAGQVLSVPWTEDLSLQAYYLPSTLRDDGPVIVCIGEPGSYKEELITKYAGHANERGFSLLAMDLLGTDTALSPERLEGHKFEAAMSRVLDFLSEKPGVDSTRIAIVADACNSSLVARAAASDARFAAAVCDAGIWDSHEKSFFYRQAGDGEQAGWLEEANAISRSIDCPLLVTAGEGGWLLPGALIEFGNQLSSIHRDASLILFRRAETAAMQGHIDNPTLANEVIFDWLEDRLRLRKGLS comes from the coding sequence ATGCATGAGCACTGTGGGGCGCGTGGAGCCTCGTCAAGCAGCGTCGAGTTCGATGACAAGGGCTGGCCTGCCTGGCCGGATCGCGAGGATCTGTCGGCGGAGTTCATCAAGCTTCTGGCCGCCGCACAGGAAGGCGGCTCGACGGTCTCCGAATGCTGGCTGACATTGAGCAAGATAAACCTCGCTGCGGAGAGCTCGTGGTCCGAAGAGTGGATCAAGACCGCGGAACTGAACGAGGCGAGAGCTGAGCTTTCGTTGCTGAACAACAATCTGGTCACCGCCCGTCGCAACTGGCTTCGGGCGACCACCTACTTTCACGCCGCCGCCAGGCCTCCCGGATACGCCAACCATTTGCTGAATCGTGCCGTCGACGGCATGCGGCGATGCGCAACCAGCTTTTTGAAGACCCGGGTTCCGGCCGGCCAGGTGCTCTCCGTTCCCTGGACGGAAGACCTGTCCCTTCAGGCCTACTACCTGCCGTCAACCTTGCGCGACGACGGACCCGTCATCGTGTGCATTGGCGAGCCGGGTTCCTACAAGGAAGAGTTGATCACCAAATACGCAGGTCACGCCAACGAGCGCGGGTTCTCGCTTCTCGCCATGGATCTGTTGGGGACTGACACGGCCTTGTCGCCGGAACGGCTGGAGGGCCACAAGTTCGAGGCGGCGATGAGCCGCGTCCTCGACTTTCTTTCGGAGAAGCCCGGTGTCGACAGCACGCGGATCGCTATCGTGGCGGACGCCTGCAACTCGTCCCTGGTCGCCCGGGCAGCCGCAAGTGATGCCCGGTTTGCCGCGGCCGTTTGCGACGCCGGAATCTGGGACTCGCACGAGAAGAGTTTCTTTTATCGGCAAGCCGGCGACGGCGAGCAGGCCGGATGGCTCGAAGAAGCCAATGCGATCTCGCGAAGCATCGATTGTCCGCTCCTCGTCACCGCGGGCGAGGGCGGCTGGCTTCTTCCAGGCGCCCTGATTGAATTCGGCAACCAATTGAGCAGCATTCATCGCGACGCCAGCTTGATCCTGTTCCGGCGTGCCGAGACCGCCGCCATGCAGGGGCATATCGACAACCCTACATTGGCCAATGAAGTGATATTCGACTGGCTTGAAGACAGGCTCCGGCTGAGAAAGGGCTTGTCCTGA
- the flhA gene encoding flagellar biosynthesis protein FlhA, with amino-acid sequence MVDVTAGQGTAGKGGLPSLGEIGDILKRGDLALALGVLTILVVLILPLPSIVLDLFLAVSITISILILMTSLFIQAPLEFSSFPTILLISTMMRLSLNMASTRLILSHGHEGTAAAGHVIEAFGNFVMGGNFVIGIIVFAILVIVNFVVITKGSGRIAEVAARFQLDSMPGKQMAIDADLSAGLIDEKAAKERRKALEDESGFFGAMDGASKFVRGDAIAGLLIVGINIVGGIIIGVAQQGLSFGEAARTYTVLTVGDGLVTQVPALIVSTAAGLLVSKAGITGAADKALMRQLSGYPQALGMSAGVMLVLALLPGIPTLPFLALGSGAAALAWNARKKKRVANAAEAAAAAAPAAAAAAAAAAAEEPIAAALKIDDLKIELGYALLPLVNGPDGTDRLTEQIKALRRSLAIEMGFVMPAVRILDNVQLEANSYVIKIKEVDAGTGKIWPSQFMVMDPAGNQVQLPGIHTIEPTFGLPATWVDAGLKEEAALKGYTVVDAATVLSTHLTELLKTNMADLLSYGEVQKLLKDLPKEQGELIKDIVPSQVTMSGIQRVLQLLLAERISIRDLSTILEGIADALAFSRNPATMVEHVRARLARQICAQNTSPNGYLPLIALSARWEQAFAESIVGQGDDRSLAMQPSKLSEFMTAVRNAFEQAAREGEAPVLVTSAAIRPFARSLVERFRSQTTVLSQAEIHPRARLKTVGSV; translated from the coding sequence ATGGTCGACGTCACGGCGGGTCAGGGCACGGCAGGCAAGGGCGGATTGCCTAGCCTCGGCGAGATCGGCGACATCCTCAAGCGCGGCGATCTCGCGCTGGCGCTCGGCGTCCTCACCATCCTGGTGGTGCTGATCCTGCCGCTGCCCTCGATCGTGCTCGACCTCTTTTTGGCGGTCTCGATCACGATCTCGATCCTGATCCTGATGACCTCGCTGTTCATCCAGGCGCCGCTGGAATTCTCGTCTTTTCCGACCATCCTGCTGATCTCGACCATGATGCGGCTGTCGCTGAACATGGCCTCGACCCGGCTGATCCTGAGCCACGGCCACGAGGGCACGGCGGCCGCCGGGCACGTCATCGAGGCCTTCGGCAACTTCGTGATGGGCGGCAACTTCGTGATCGGCATTATCGTGTTCGCGATCCTGGTGATCGTGAACTTCGTGGTCATCACCAAGGGTTCGGGCCGTATCGCCGAAGTCGCGGCGCGCTTCCAATTGGACTCGATGCCCGGCAAGCAAATGGCGATCGACGCCGACCTGTCCGCCGGCCTGATCGACGAGAAGGCCGCCAAGGAGCGCCGCAAGGCGCTGGAAGACGAAAGCGGCTTCTTCGGCGCGATGGACGGTGCCTCGAAATTCGTCCGCGGCGACGCCATCGCCGGGCTTTTGATCGTCGGCATCAACATCGTCGGCGGCATCATCATCGGCGTCGCCCAGCAGGGTCTTTCCTTCGGTGAAGCCGCCCGCACCTACACCGTGCTGACGGTCGGCGACGGCCTCGTCACCCAGGTGCCGGCGCTGATCGTCTCGACCGCAGCCGGCCTGCTGGTCTCCAAGGCCGGCATCACCGGCGCCGCCGACAAGGCGCTGATGCGTCAGCTCTCCGGCTATCCGCAGGCGCTCGGCATGTCGGCCGGCGTCATGCTGGTGCTGGCGCTGCTGCCGGGCATTCCGACGCTGCCGTTCCTGGCGCTCGGCTCCGGCGCCGCGGCGCTGGCCTGGAACGCGCGCAAGAAGAAGCGGGTCGCCAACGCCGCCGAGGCCGCCGCCGCTGCAGCCCCCGCTGCAGCCGCTGCCGCGGCCGCCGCCGCCGCCGAGGAGCCGATCGCCGCCGCGCTGAAGATCGACGACCTCAAGATCGAGCTCGGCTACGCGCTGCTGCCGCTGGTCAACGGCCCCGACGGCACCGACCGCCTCACCGAGCAGATCAAGGCGCTGCGCCGCTCGCTCGCGATCGAGATGGGCTTCGTGATGCCGGCGGTGCGCATCCTCGACAATGTGCAGCTCGAGGCCAACAGCTACGTCATCAAGATCAAGGAAGTCGACGCCGGCACCGGCAAGATCTGGCCGAGCCAGTTCATGGTCATGGACCCCGCCGGCAACCAGGTACAGCTGCCGGGCATCCACACCATCGAACCGACCTTCGGCCTGCCGGCGACCTGGGTCGATGCCGGCCTGAAGGAAGAGGCCGCGCTGAAAGGCTACACCGTGGTCGACGCCGCGACCGTGCTGTCGACGCACCTGACCGAGCTGCTCAAGACCAATATGGCGGACTTGCTGTCCTACGGCGAGGTGCAGAAGCTGCTGAAGGACCTGCCGAAGGAGCAGGGCGAGCTGATCAAGGACATCGTGCCGAGCCAGGTCACGATGTCGGGCATCCAGCGCGTGCTGCAATTGCTGCTTGCCGAGCGGATTTCCATCCGCGACCTTTCCACCATCCTCGAGGGCATCGCCGACGCGCTGGCGTTCTCGCGCAATCCGGCCACCATGGTCGAGCATGTCCGCGCCCGGCTGGCGCGGCAGATCTGTGCCCAGAACACCTCGCCGAACGGCTATCTGCCGCTGATCGCGCTGTCGGCGCGCTGGGAGCAGGCATTTGCCGAATCGATTGTCGGCCAGGGCGACGACCGTAGCCTGGCGATGCAGCCCTCCAAGCTGTCGGAATTCATGACCGCAGTGCGCAACGCGTTCGAGCAGGCGGCGCGCGAGGGCGAGGCGCCGGTGCTGGTGACCTCGGCCGCGATCCGGCCGTTCGCTCGCTCGCTGGTGGAGCGGTTCCGCTCGCAGACCACCGTTTTGTCGCAGGCCGAGATCCATCCCCGGGCCCGGCTGAAGACCGTCGGCAGCGTGTAG
- a CDS encoding cupin domain-containing protein, with product MSVDIGGRLRFIRARHKLSQRELAKRSGVTNSTISLIESNQMNPSVGALKRILDGIPMGLAEFFAIEPERPRKAFYRADELTEIGKKPISYLQIGDSLFGRALQILKERYEPGSDTGRVPLVHEGEEGGIVVSGRLEVTVDDERRVLNAGDAYYFESRRPHRFRCIGAKPCEVISACTPPTF from the coding sequence ATGAGCGTCGACATCGGCGGGCGGCTTCGATTCATCCGCGCGCGGCACAAGCTGTCGCAGCGCGAGCTCGCCAAGCGGTCCGGCGTCACCAACTCGACGATTTCGCTGATCGAATCCAACCAGATGAACCCGTCGGTCGGCGCGCTGAAGCGGATCCTCGACGGCATCCCGATGGGGCTTGCGGAATTCTTCGCGATCGAGCCGGAGCGGCCGCGCAAGGCGTTCTACCGCGCCGATGAGCTGACCGAGATCGGCAAGAAGCCGATCTCCTACCTCCAGATCGGTGACAGCCTGTTCGGACGTGCGTTGCAGATCCTGAAAGAGCGCTACGAGCCCGGCAGCGACACCGGCCGGGTGCCGCTGGTGCATGAAGGCGAGGAAGGCGGCATCGTGGTCTCGGGCCGGCTCGAGGTCACGGTCGACGACGAGCGGCGGGTGCTCAACGCCGGCGACGCTTATTACTTCGAAAGCCGCCGCCCGCACCGCTTCCGCTGCATCGGCGCCAAGCCGTGCGAGGTGATTTCGGCCTGTACGCCGCCGACATTTTGA
- a CDS encoding sigma-70 family RNA polymerase sigma factor encodes MLTPAELVWLIAAVAKGDQDAFERLYAATRSKLFGVVLRILRRQDLAEEVIQEAYVKIWNSAGQFNPALSSPITWMASIARNRAIDVVRKRGESSLEDEPAAMEVAADSPDPLARREMTEELKRLLECVGRLEPDRQKLVLLAYYNGWSREQLAAKFETPVNTVKTWLRRSLMDIRECLGL; translated from the coding sequence ATGCTGACGCCGGCTGAGCTCGTCTGGCTGATCGCCGCCGTCGCGAAGGGGGATCAGGACGCCTTTGAGCGGCTGTACGCCGCGACCCGTTCGAAACTCTTTGGCGTCGTGCTCCGTATCTTGCGGCGTCAGGACCTCGCCGAGGAGGTCATTCAGGAGGCTTACGTCAAGATCTGGAACAGCGCGGGGCAGTTCAACCCGGCCCTGTCGTCCCCGATCACGTGGATGGCGTCGATCGCGCGCAACCGCGCCATCGATGTCGTGCGCAAGCGAGGCGAGTCCTCGCTGGAAGATGAGCCTGCGGCGATGGAAGTCGCCGCCGACTCGCCCGATCCGCTGGCGCGACGGGAAATGACGGAAGAGTTGAAGCGGTTGCTGGAGTGCGTCGGGCGTCTGGAGCCCGATCGTCAGAAGCTCGTGCTGCTCGCCTATTACAACGGCTGGAGCCGCGAGCAGCTCGCCGCAAAGTTCGAGACACCGGTGAACACGGTGAAGACCTGGCTGCGCCGCAGCCTGATGGATATCCGGGAGTGTCTTGGACTCTGA
- a CDS encoding anti-sigma factor has protein sequence MAYSEDHIALAAEYALGTLDADERTQVETMMAVDTEFAALVQAWEFRLGPLNQMVGLVEPRPVVWENIKAAIGHAGAPQAPLVLPETPAATVTPPPITDDPEFGSAFDPEPPQPSEIRRPAEIRQLPVQPPIGAGDSNVVALASRVKRWRGIASVATAIAAALLVTLGLQVYRPDALPNAIRPKPRIQTVEVKTPAPALAPSAQYVALLQGQNGGPAFIMTIDGATKNFTVRKVGAPSEPGKSFELWLISDKLPQPRSLGVIGADDFTARPVLSGYDPDVINGATYAVTVEQAGGSPNGLPTSAPIFTGKLIETVPPASNTPPR, from the coding sequence ATGGCCTATAGCGAAGACCATATCGCGCTCGCCGCGGAATATGCACTCGGTACGCTCGATGCCGACGAGCGCACGCAGGTCGAGACCATGATGGCCGTCGACACCGAGTTCGCCGCGCTCGTGCAAGCCTGGGAGTTCAGGCTCGGGCCGCTGAATCAGATGGTCGGCCTGGTCGAGCCGCGCCCGGTGGTCTGGGAAAACATCAAGGCGGCGATCGGCCATGCCGGCGCGCCACAGGCGCCGCTGGTGCTGCCCGAGACGCCGGCCGCGACGGTGACGCCGCCGCCGATAACCGACGATCCCGAATTCGGCTCGGCGTTCGATCCGGAGCCCCCGCAGCCATCCGAGATCCGTCGGCCGGCCGAGATCCGGCAGCTACCGGTCCAGCCACCGATTGGCGCGGGCGACAGCAACGTCGTCGCGCTTGCGAGCCGGGTGAAACGCTGGCGCGGCATCGCCTCAGTCGCGACCGCGATCGCGGCCGCGCTGCTGGTCACGCTCGGCCTGCAGGTCTACCGGCCCGACGCCTTGCCGAATGCGATCCGGCCGAAGCCGCGCATCCAGACCGTGGAAGTGAAGACGCCGGCGCCGGCGCTCGCGCCGTCGGCGCAATATGTCGCGCTGTTGCAGGGACAGAATGGCGGGCCGGCCTTCATCATGACCATCGACGGCGCGACCAAGAATTTCACCGTGCGCAAGGTCGGCGCCCCGTCCGAGCCCGGCAAGAGCTTTGAGCTCTGGCTGATCTCCGACAAGCTGCCGCAGCCGCGCTCGCTCGGCGTGATCGGCGCTGATGATTTCACCGCGCGCCCGGTGCTGTCGGGCTACGATCCCGACGTGATCAACGGCGCCACCTACGCGGTGACCGTCGAGCAGGCCGGCGGTTCGCCGAATGGCCTGCCGACTTCGGCGCCGATCTTCACCGGCAAGCTGATTGAGACCGTGCCGCCTGCGTCGAACACGCCGCCACGGTAG
- a CDS encoding porin, whose translation MKIVKGLLLGSVATLAASSGAMAADLPVKAKAVEYVKVCSLYGPGFYFIPGTDTCIKLGGYLRMDVLANTNSDHTGNYAGAGGAQNRFTNGYTWRSREDLNVDTRTATEYGVVRTFFDATFSWTSDSYGAGAAAGSTVYSPIGTAAAPNNASAGGVAAGTVGVYYAFIQFAGFTMGKAVSQFSAPWANYPGNNFDGLVGGGGTITGVNQFTYTAQFGNGVSLALSAQDQSAYYQAGVQNLGVQGTGALGPYGASDYAGTIAPDLVASLRVDQAWGLFQASFAAHDNHAAYYGGTELTGHPDDKWGWAGQLALSIKNIPTGPGDTINVQGVYTNGATRYNIQDLSGAGAFTYFGNTGVPGAYQSIGFGIAPDSVFVSGGSQQLITTYGVRGAYVHNWNPYWNTSVYGAWAQVNYNSTAKGYICGPGGTGVGGSFGVLIGATSNLTSCNPDYSIAQIGTQTQWTPVKNLTFSADFTYTHLDQNYAGTITYPGSAAIGKPAAVYSLSNQDTYMLLLRAQRNW comes from the coding sequence ATGAAGATCGTTAAGGGCCTTTTGTTGGGCTCGGTGGCAACTCTCGCCGCGAGCAGCGGAGCGATGGCGGCCGACCTTCCGGTCAAGGCCAAGGCAGTCGAGTACGTGAAGGTCTGCTCGCTCTATGGTCCGGGCTTCTACTTTATTCCGGGCACCGACACCTGCATCAAGCTGGGCGGCTACCTGCGCATGGATGTTCTGGCGAACACCAACTCGGACCACACCGGCAACTACGCCGGCGCGGGCGGCGCACAGAACCGCTTCACCAACGGCTACACCTGGCGCTCGCGTGAAGACCTCAACGTCGACACCCGCACCGCGACCGAATACGGCGTGGTCCGTACTTTCTTCGATGCGACCTTCAGCTGGACCTCGGACAGCTACGGCGCGGGCGCTGCGGCAGGCTCGACGGTCTACTCGCCGATCGGAACGGCTGCTGCCCCGAACAACGCAAGTGCAGGCGGTGTCGCCGCCGGCACGGTCGGCGTCTATTACGCCTTCATCCAGTTCGCCGGCTTCACCATGGGTAAGGCGGTCTCCCAGTTCTCGGCGCCGTGGGCCAACTATCCGGGCAACAACTTCGACGGTCTCGTCGGCGGCGGCGGCACGATCACCGGTGTGAACCAGTTCACCTACACCGCGCAGTTCGGCAACGGCGTGTCGCTGGCCCTGTCGGCCCAGGATCAGTCGGCCTACTATCAGGCCGGCGTGCAGAATCTCGGTGTGCAGGGTACCGGCGCTCTCGGTCCCTACGGCGCGAGCGACTATGCCGGCACGATTGCTCCGGATCTGGTCGCGTCTCTCCGCGTCGATCAGGCCTGGGGTCTGTTCCAGGCGTCGTTCGCGGCGCATGACAATCACGCGGCCTACTACGGTGGCACCGAGTTGACCGGTCATCCGGACGACAAGTGGGGCTGGGCGGGTCAGCTGGCCCTGTCGATCAAGAACATCCCGACCGGACCTGGCGATACCATCAACGTCCAGGGCGTCTATACCAACGGCGCAACGCGCTACAACATCCAGGATCTCTCGGGTGCCGGTGCGTTCACCTACTTCGGCAACACCGGCGTTCCCGGTGCCTACCAGAGCATCGGCTTCGGCATCGCGCCGGACAGCGTGTTCGTCAGCGGCGGCTCGCAGCAGCTGATCACGACGTACGGCGTGCGCGGTGCGTACGTCCACAACTGGAATCCCTATTGGAACACCAGTGTCTATGGTGCGTGGGCCCAGGTTAACTACAACAGCACCGCCAAAGGCTACATCTGCGGCCCGGGCGGGACTGGCGTGGGCGGATCGTTCGGCGTCCTGATCGGCGCCACCTCGAATCTGACCTCGTGCAACCCCGACTACAGCATTGCTCAGATCGGTACGCAGACCCAGTGGACCCCGGTGAAGAACCTGACCTTCTCGGCTGACTTCACCTACACCCATCTGGATCAGAACTACGCTGGCACGATCACCTACCCGGGTAGCGCTGCGATCGGCAAGCCGGCCGCCGTCTACTCTCTCAGCAACCAGGACACCTACATGCTGCTGCTGCGCGCGCAGCGCAACTGGTAA
- a CDS encoding MarR family winged helix-turn-helix transcriptional regulator, producing MTERKSTDKLQDAAERLAWEIVSTSIRLDELRSIWAKMIGITGPQWMIMTVLANAEDRSVGLPVGAVSRALRVDQSFVVTQSKLLEKKNLVRRKSSTEDARVVNLSLTEHAKKQMANLSAQRKELNEFVYADLDLRELLQLTGKMDSIKSRLEKAIARISVDL from the coding sequence ATGACCGAGCGCAAATCGACCGACAAACTGCAGGACGCGGCTGAGCGATTGGCTTGGGAGATCGTGTCGACCAGCATCCGCCTGGACGAGCTGCGCAGCATCTGGGCCAAGATGATCGGAATCACCGGTCCGCAATGGATGATCATGACGGTCCTGGCGAATGCCGAGGACCGCAGCGTCGGCCTGCCGGTCGGCGCGGTGTCGAGGGCACTGCGCGTCGATCAGTCGTTTGTGGTGACGCAGTCGAAGCTGCTCGAAAAAAAGAACCTTGTGCGCCGCAAGAGTTCGACCGAGGATGCCCGGGTCGTGAACCTGTCACTGACAGAGCACGCCAAGAAGCAGATGGCGAACCTGTCCGCGCAACGCAAAGAGTTGAACGAGTTCGTCTATGCCGACCTCGATCTGCGGGAGCTGCTGCAACTGACCGGCAAGATGGATTCCATCAAGAGCCGCCTGGAAAAGGCGATCGCGAGAATCTCGGTCGATCTTTAG
- a CDS encoding lysozyme inhibitor LprI family protein codes for MPCSPRLAAAVAAISVLAPGASAAMDDFLRASSSARTAIRLCGDSGDDRIKTADCRKAGYDKLVAQIDKAFDAALPKLPANVRPLLKRDQAWFNEMIIDAADVLADTDEDELKASFAAALRRRAVALEGIASGRPGLSGNWVNAFGHLTLTPTEGGAYRLAADLRGDYGGDRRRTCKLTADLKPSGTAWLSGPVLIEAETAPDKPKTNMATDATGASAKSPSIKLRRQGDTLRIVGTIDDEEFDGLNDCSSMWQVTGSYFAAGKDAASDKADTAFIAPTFDCTRPETATDEEICADPDLADNDQRLNRAWKALQPRLDEATRRALIDDQRNWVKSQTEQFPEFLHPAWNKQSSQVHFTVDARDHVNGLQRERLALLEGFDDKRSGLAGVWLAYNAIIKVTVEKDGALKAAGWKWDQGDWKAGCDYEMTGKVTGGAFRSDEQRKNPDTLERDHAMLIVNRQDDAFARKRTGKDGTEDSADEAKCKRRLDNSSTARLFPARPSPDIDSFKGSIR; via the coding sequence ATGCCTTGCTCCCCACGGCTTGCGGCCGCCGTCGCGGCCATCTCGGTCCTTGCGCCCGGCGCGTCGGCTGCGATGGACGATTTCCTGCGCGCATCGAGCAGCGCGCGGACCGCGATCAGGCTGTGCGGCGATAGCGGCGACGACCGGATCAAGACCGCTGACTGCAGGAAGGCCGGCTACGACAAGCTCGTGGCGCAGATCGACAAGGCGTTCGACGCGGCGCTTCCCAAGCTGCCGGCGAATGTCAGGCCGCTGTTGAAGCGCGACCAGGCCTGGTTCAACGAGATGATCATCGACGCCGCGGACGTGCTGGCCGATACCGACGAAGACGAGCTGAAAGCAAGTTTTGCCGCGGCCTTGCGCCGCCGCGCGGTCGCGCTTGAGGGCATCGCATCCGGCCGTCCGGGCCTGTCAGGCAACTGGGTCAATGCCTTCGGCCACCTCACGCTGACGCCGACTGAGGGCGGCGCCTATCGCCTCGCCGCCGATCTGCGCGGCGACTATGGCGGCGATCGCAGGCGAACCTGCAAGCTGACGGCCGATCTGAAGCCCTCGGGGACTGCCTGGCTCTCCGGCCCCGTGCTGATCGAGGCCGAGACGGCGCCCGACAAGCCCAAGACTAACATGGCGACCGATGCCACGGGCGCTTCCGCCAAGTCGCCGTCAATAAAACTCCGCCGCCAGGGCGACACGCTGCGGATCGTCGGCACCATCGATGACGAGGAGTTTGACGGGCTCAACGACTGCTCGTCGATGTGGCAGGTCACCGGCAGCTACTTTGCCGCCGGCAAGGATGCGGCATCCGACAAGGCCGACACCGCGTTCATCGCGCCGACCTTCGACTGCACCAGGCCCGAGACCGCGACCGACGAGGAAATCTGCGCCGATCCTGATCTCGCCGACAACGACCAGCGGCTGAATCGCGCCTGGAAGGCGTTGCAGCCGCGGCTCGACGAGGCGACGCGGCGCGCGCTGATTGACGACCAGCGCAACTGGGTGAAGAGCCAGACCGAACAATTCCCGGAATTCCTGCATCCGGCCTGGAACAAGCAGAGTTCGCAGGTCCACTTCACCGTCGATGCGCGCGATCACGTCAACGGATTGCAGCGCGAACGCCTGGCGCTGCTCGAAGGCTTTGACGACAAGCGCAGCGGGCTTGCCGGCGTCTGGCTCGCCTATAACGCCATCATCAAGGTCACCGTTGAGAAAGACGGCGCGCTGAAAGCGGCCGGATGGAAGTGGGACCAGGGCGACTGGAAGGCCGGCTGCGACTACGAGATGACCGGCAAGGTCACCGGCGGCGCGTTCCGCTCCGACGAGCAGCGCAAGAATCCGGATACGCTCGAGCGCGACCATGCGATGCTGATCGTCAACCGGCAGGACGATGCCTTTGCCAGGAAGCGCACCGGGAAGGACGGCACCGAGGACAGCGCCGACGAGGCGAAATGCAAGCGCCGGCTCGACAACTCCTCAACCGCGCGGCTGTTTCCGGCCCGTCCCTCGCCCGACATCGATAGTTTCAAGGGCTCGATCAGGTAG
- a CDS encoding MFS transporter: MFIPDSRRAWLRLAVAVVIGSLGSVGMWSVVVALPAVQTDFGATRGTASLAFTMVMLGFGLGQVVTGKISDRHGIVAAIGAGIGILGLGYICAGYAPSIWAFILLHFAIGLSSAATFGPLMAEASHWFERYRGLAVAIAASGNYVGGTVWPPLVNFGMQSIGWRTTHIAIGIVTAIAMALALVVLRLLMGAATRRSHVNAAPPRVDMRLSTNALTAILSLASISCCVAMSMPQVHIVAYCGDLGYGVARGAEMLSLMLGFGIISRIGSGFLADRIGGIRTLLIGSIAQGAALLFYLFFDGLTSLYIISAMFGLFQGGIVPSYAIMVREAMPASEAATRIGIVIFASVFGMSFGGWISGVIFDATGSYAAAFANGLAWNLLNVSIILLLLMRSRQRLAIA; this comes from the coding sequence GTGTTCATTCCCGACTCGCGCCGGGCATGGCTGCGTCTTGCCGTCGCCGTGGTGATCGGCTCGCTCGGCAGCGTCGGCATGTGGTCGGTCGTAGTGGCGTTGCCGGCAGTGCAGACCGACTTCGGCGCGACCCGCGGAACGGCGTCGCTCGCCTTCACGATGGTGATGCTCGGCTTCGGCCTCGGCCAGGTCGTGACCGGCAAGATCAGCGATCGCCACGGCATCGTCGCGGCGATCGGCGCCGGGATCGGCATTCTCGGTCTCGGCTATATCTGCGCCGGCTACGCGCCGTCGATCTGGGCCTTCATCCTGCTGCATTTCGCGATCGGTCTGTCGTCGGCCGCGACCTTCGGCCCTCTGATGGCGGAGGCCTCGCACTGGTTCGAGCGCTACCGCGGCCTTGCGGTCGCGATCGCCGCCAGCGGCAATTATGTCGGCGGCACGGTGTGGCCGCCGCTGGTCAATTTCGGCATGCAGAGCATCGGCTGGCGCACCACCCATATCGCGATCGGCATCGTCACCGCGATCGCGATGGCGCTTGCGCTCGTGGTGCTGCGTCTGTTGATGGGGGCTGCGACCCGGCGCAGCCATGTCAACGCCGCGCCGCCGCGGGTCGACATGCGGCTCTCCACCAACGCGCTGACCGCGATCCTGTCGCTCGCGTCGATCTCCTGCTGTGTGGCGATGTCGATGCCGCAGGTTCACATCGTCGCCTATTGCGGCGATCTCGGCTACGGCGTGGCGCGCGGCGCCGAGATGCTGTCGCTGATGCTGGGCTTCGGCATCATCAGCCGGATCGGCTCCGGCTTCCTCGCCGACAGGATCGGCGGCATCCGCACGCTGCTGATCGGCTCGATCGCGCAGGGCGCGGCGCTGCTGTTCTACCTGTTCTTCGACGGCCTGACCTCGCTCTACATCATCTCGGCGATGTTCGGCCTGTTCCAGGGCGGCATCGTGCCGAGCTACGCCATCATGGTGCGCGAGGCGATGCCGGCCTCGGAAGCCGCGACCCGGATCGGCATCGTGATCTTCGCCTCGGTGTTCGGCATGTCGTTCGGCGGCTGGATCTCGGGCGTGATCTTCGACGCCACCGGCTCCTATGCCGCGGCCTTCGCCAATGGCCTCGCCTGGAACCTGCTCAATGTCAGCATCATCCTGCTGCTCCTGATGCGGTCGCGGCAGCGGCTGGCGATCGCATGA